The Burkholderia cepacia genome includes a region encoding these proteins:
- a CDS encoding YoaK family protein — MDLDGASRNLTVAALLTLSGGYLDAYTYVGHGHVFANTMTGNVALLGINVSAGEWAAALHHVPPLGGFVIAVFVAHLLGLAAQRGWMRHTAFASLLVEIAFLGVAASGLVGASSAWLIPGISFVATLQTLSFTHLEELSYTSVMTTGNLRRAAQKLFVGLIPRYDAGALHDSALLATISFCFLAGAVIGGLVTRLVPEVALWGAVLLLVGAFAEILRRAWRRADAGAGAAG; from the coding sequence ATGGATCTCGACGGCGCCAGCCGCAATCTCACTGTCGCCGCGTTGCTGACGCTGTCCGGCGGCTACCTCGATGCGTACACGTACGTGGGCCACGGCCACGTGTTCGCGAACACGATGACCGGCAACGTCGCGCTGCTCGGCATCAACGTATCGGCCGGCGAATGGGCGGCCGCGCTGCACCACGTGCCGCCGCTCGGCGGCTTCGTGATCGCGGTGTTCGTCGCGCACCTGCTCGGCCTCGCCGCGCAGCGCGGCTGGATGCGACATACCGCGTTCGCGAGCCTGCTCGTCGAGATCGCCTTTCTCGGCGTCGCCGCGAGCGGGCTCGTCGGCGCGTCGAGCGCATGGCTGATCCCGGGCATTTCGTTCGTCGCGACGCTGCAGACACTGTCGTTCACCCATCTCGAGGAACTGTCGTACACGTCGGTGATGACGACCGGCAACCTGCGCCGCGCCGCGCAGAAGCTGTTCGTCGGGCTGATCCCGCGCTACGACGCGGGCGCGCTGCACGACTCGGCGCTGCTCGCGACGATCAGCTTCTGCTTCCTGGCCGGCGCGGTGATCGGCGGCCTCGTCACGCGGCTCGTGCCGGAGGTCGCGCTGTGGGGCGCCGTGCTGCTGCTCGTCGGCGCGTTCGCGGAGATCCTGCGGCGCGCCTGGCGGCGCGCCGACGCGGGCGCCGGCGCGGCCGGCTGA
- the flgG gene encoding flagellar basal-body rod protein FlgG — protein MNRSLYIAATGMNAQQAQMDVISNNLANTSTNGFKASRAVFEDLLYQTIRQPGANSTQQTELPSGLQLGTGVQQVATERLYTQGGLTQTGNSKDVAINGAGFFQVLMPDGTNAYTRDGSFQTNAQGQLVTSSGYQILPAITIPQNATSLTIGKDGVVSVTQAGSTNSVQIGSLQIATFINPAGLEARGENLFSETTSSGAPNVSQPGLNGAGVLNQNYVEASNVNVVQELVNMIQTQRAYEINSKAVTTSDQMLQTVTQMKS, from the coding sequence GTGAACCGTTCGCTCTACATCGCCGCCACCGGCATGAATGCGCAGCAGGCGCAGATGGACGTGATTTCGAACAACCTCGCGAACACCAGCACGAACGGCTTCAAGGCGTCGCGCGCGGTGTTCGAGGATCTGCTGTACCAGACCATCCGCCAGCCGGGCGCGAACTCGACGCAGCAGACCGAGCTGCCGTCGGGCCTGCAGCTCGGCACCGGCGTGCAGCAGGTCGCGACCGAGCGCCTGTACACGCAGGGCGGCCTCACGCAGACCGGCAACTCGAAGGACGTCGCGATCAACGGCGCGGGCTTCTTCCAGGTGCTGATGCCGGACGGCACGAACGCGTACACGCGCGACGGCTCGTTCCAGACCAATGCGCAGGGCCAGCTCGTCACGTCGAGCGGCTACCAGATCCTGCCGGCGATCACGATCCCGCAGAACGCGACGTCGCTGACGATCGGCAAGGACGGCGTCGTGTCGGTCACGCAGGCGGGCTCGACCAATTCGGTGCAGATCGGCTCGCTGCAGATCGCGACCTTCATCAACCCGGCCGGCCTCGAGGCGCGCGGCGAGAACCTGTTCTCCGAGACGACCTCGTCGGGCGCGCCGAACGTGTCGCAGCCGGGCCTGAACGGCGCGGGCGTGCTCAACCAGAACTACGTCGAAGCGTCGAACGTGAACGTCGTGCAGGAGCTCGTCAACATGATCCAGACGCAGCGTGCCTACGAGATCAACAGCAAGGCCGTGACGACGTCCGACCAGATGCTGCAGACCGTCACGCAGATGAAGAGCTAA
- a CDS encoding flagellar basal body P-ring protein FlgI, giving the protein MVMTMRTLLVRVMRHLARSNRLNRLAAARCALAACCVLALLPAPAHAERLKDLAQIQGVRDNPLIGYGLVVGLDGTGDQTMQTPFTTQTLANMLANLGISINNGSANGGPSSLSNMQLKNVAAVMVTATLPPFARPGEALDVTVSSLGNAKSLRGGTLLLTPLKGADGQVYALAQGNMAVGGAGASANGSRVQVNQLAAGRIVGGAIVERAVPNAIAQMNGVLQLQLNDMDYGTAQRIVSAVNSSFGPGTATALDGRTIQLAAPADSAQQVAFMARLQNLDVSPDKAAAKVILNARTGSIVMNQMVTLQSCAVAHGNLSVVVNTQPVVSQPGPFSNGQTVVAQQSQIQLKQDNGALKMVTAGANLADVVKALNTLGATPADLMSILQAMKAAGALRADLEII; this is encoded by the coding sequence GTGGTGATGACGATGCGTACCTTGCTCGTGCGCGTGATGCGCCACCTCGCCCGCTCGAACCGATTGAACCGGCTGGCCGCCGCGCGCTGCGCGCTCGCCGCCTGCTGCGTGCTGGCGCTCTTGCCGGCGCCCGCGCACGCGGAACGCCTGAAGGATCTCGCGCAGATCCAGGGCGTGCGCGACAACCCGCTGATCGGCTATGGCCTCGTCGTCGGTCTCGACGGCACGGGCGACCAGACGATGCAGACGCCGTTCACGACGCAGACGCTCGCGAACATGCTCGCGAACCTCGGCATCTCGATCAACAACGGTTCGGCCAACGGCGGCCCGTCGTCGCTGAGCAACATGCAGCTGAAGAACGTCGCGGCCGTGATGGTGACCGCCACGCTGCCGCCGTTCGCGCGGCCGGGCGAGGCGCTCGACGTCACCGTGTCGTCGCTCGGCAACGCGAAGAGCCTGCGCGGCGGCACGCTGCTGCTCACGCCGCTGAAAGGCGCGGACGGCCAGGTCTATGCGCTCGCGCAGGGCAACATGGCGGTCGGCGGCGCGGGTGCGAGCGCGAACGGCAGCCGCGTGCAGGTGAACCAGCTCGCGGCCGGCCGGATCGTCGGCGGCGCGATCGTCGAACGCGCGGTGCCGAACGCGATCGCGCAGATGAACGGCGTGCTGCAGCTGCAGCTGAACGACATGGACTACGGCACCGCGCAGCGGATCGTGTCCGCGGTCAATTCGAGCTTCGGCCCGGGCACCGCGACGGCGCTCGACGGTCGCACGATCCAGCTCGCCGCGCCGGCCGATTCGGCGCAGCAGGTCGCGTTCATGGCGCGCCTGCAGAACCTCGACGTGAGCCCGGACAAGGCCGCGGCGAAGGTGATCCTGAACGCGCGCACCGGCTCGATCGTGATGAACCAGATGGTCACGCTGCAGAGCTGCGCGGTCGCGCACGGCAACCTGTCGGTCGTGGTCAACACGCAGCCGGTGGTGTCGCAGCCGGGGCCGTTCTCGAACGGGCAGACGGTGGTGGCGCAGCAGTCGCAGATCCAGCTCAAGCAGGACAACGGCGCGCTGAAGATGGTGACGGCCGGCGCGAATCTCGCCGATGTCGTGAAGGCGCTGAACACGCTCGGCGCGACGCCCGCGGACCTGATGTCGATCCTGCAGGCGATGAAGGCCGCCGGCGCGCTGCGCGCCGACCTGGAGATCATCTAA
- a CDS encoding chromate transporter, with protein sequence MQSVSPLPAGAPRDVGLAELFTGFLSLGLMSFGGALPFARRTIVDERQWLSADEFTDLLGLCQFLPGGNVINLSVAVGMRFRGVAGAFAAILGLIAGPTLVVVALGVLYAKTANEPAVRHLFAGLSAAAAGLLVAMAVKVAKPLRHARAAAGIAALAFVAIAVLRIPLLTAMLVLTPLSVWLAARRGAAPVAPPGAAHGAPGAPPGAADAVAPHDAQQRGPHDGGAR encoded by the coding sequence ATGCAATCCGTTTCCCCGCTGCCCGCCGGCGCGCCGCGCGACGTCGGCCTCGCCGAACTGTTCACCGGCTTCCTGTCGCTTGGCCTCATGTCGTTCGGCGGCGCGCTGCCGTTCGCGCGGCGCACCATCGTCGACGAGCGCCAGTGGCTTTCCGCCGACGAATTCACCGATCTGCTTGGGTTGTGCCAGTTCCTGCCGGGCGGCAACGTGATCAACCTGTCGGTGGCCGTCGGCATGCGCTTTCGCGGCGTGGCCGGCGCGTTCGCTGCCATTCTCGGGCTGATCGCGGGCCCGACGCTCGTCGTCGTCGCGCTCGGCGTGCTGTATGCGAAAACCGCGAACGAGCCGGCCGTCCGGCACCTGTTCGCCGGGTTGTCGGCCGCCGCGGCCGGGCTGCTCGTCGCGATGGCCGTGAAGGTCGCGAAGCCGCTGCGGCACGCGCGCGCGGCGGCCGGCATCGCGGCGCTCGCGTTCGTCGCGATCGCGGTGCTGCGCATCCCGCTCTTGACCGCGATGCTCGTGCTGACGCCGCTCAGCGTGTGGCTCGCCGCGCGGCGCGGTGCGGCACCGGTCGCGCCGCCAGGGGCCGCGCACGGTGCCCCCGGCGCGCCGCCGGGGGCGGCCGACGCCGTCGCGCCGCACGACGCGCAGCAGCGCGGCCCGCATGACGGAGGCGCGCGATGA
- the flgL gene encoding flagellar hook-associated protein FlgL → MRISTTQFYQMNVAQMNDQQAQLSQLYQQISSGVSLSTPADNPLGAAQAVQLSMTSATLSQYASNQNAALSSLQAEDQALSSVNTVLTNVQSLVVRAGDGSLSDSDRAALSTQLQGYRDQLLTLANSTDGSGNYLFAGFKNGSKPFADNASGGVTYSGDTGTRQVQIADSRSLSQGDNGVAVFQSVQAQGTQSVQAAAATNTGTGTIGAVSITSPSAATNTHQFTITFGGTAAAPTYTVTDNSLVPPGPPPTPQPYTPGAAIALGGGMTVPVSGTPANGDTFTVTPAPKAGTDVFAALDSMIAALKTPITGNPVAMAAFNNAMATGATKLSNTMNNVTTIQAGVGGREQEIKAMQTVNQTNTLQVTSNLSDLTSTNMVSTISQFLQMQNALTGSQKAYAQLQNLSLFQYINP, encoded by the coding sequence ATGCGGATTTCCACCACCCAGTTCTACCAGATGAACGTCGCGCAGATGAACGATCAGCAGGCGCAGCTTTCGCAGCTGTACCAGCAGATCTCGAGCGGCGTGAGCCTCTCGACGCCTGCCGACAACCCGCTCGGCGCCGCGCAGGCGGTGCAGCTGTCGATGACGTCGGCGACGCTGTCGCAGTATGCGTCGAACCAGAACGCCGCGCTGTCGTCGCTGCAGGCCGAGGACCAGGCGCTGTCGAGCGTCAACACCGTGCTGACCAACGTCCAGTCGCTGGTGGTGCGCGCGGGCGACGGCTCGCTGTCCGACAGCGACCGCGCGGCGCTGTCGACGCAGCTGCAAGGCTATCGCGACCAGTTGCTGACGCTCGCGAACTCGACCGACGGCTCGGGCAACTACCTGTTCGCCGGCTTCAAGAACGGCAGCAAGCCGTTTGCGGACAACGCGAGCGGCGGCGTGACCTACAGCGGCGACACGGGCACGCGGCAGGTGCAGATCGCCGATTCCCGCAGCCTCTCGCAGGGCGACAACGGCGTGGCCGTGTTCCAGTCGGTGCAGGCGCAAGGCACCCAGTCGGTGCAGGCGGCGGCGGCGACGAACACGGGCACGGGCACGATCGGCGCGGTGTCGATCACGAGCCCGTCGGCCGCGACCAACACGCACCAGTTCACGATCACGTTCGGCGGCACGGCCGCCGCGCCGACCTATACGGTCACCGACAACTCGCTCGTGCCGCCGGGGCCGCCGCCGACCCCGCAGCCGTACACGCCTGGCGCGGCAATCGCGCTCGGCGGCGGCATGACGGTTCCGGTGTCGGGTACGCCCGCGAACGGCGACACGTTCACCGTCACGCCCGCGCCGAAGGCCGGCACCGACGTGTTCGCGGCGCTCGACTCGATGATCGCCGCGCTGAAGACGCCGATCACCGGCAACCCGGTGGCCATGGCCGCGTTCAACAACGCGATGGCGACCGGCGCGACGAAGCTCAGCAACACGATGAACAACGTCACGACGATCCAGGCGGGCGTCGGCGGTCGCGAGCAGGAAATCAAGGCGATGCAGACCGTGAACCAGACCAACACGCTGCAGGTCACCAGCAACCTGTCCGACCTGACGAGCACCAACATGGTGTCGACGATCAGCCAGTTCCTGCAGATGCAGAACGCGCTGACGGGCTCGCAGAAGGCGTACGCGCAGCTGCAGAACCTGTCGCTGTTCCAGTACATCAATCCGTAA
- a CDS encoding zinc ribbon domain-containing protein YjdM, with translation MSTIPACPQCAMENTYPDGELFICPDCGHEWSSAAPAAADDDAARVVRDANGNVLADGDSVVLIKDLKLKGSSVTLKMGTKVKSIRLVDGDHEVDCKVDGMSVMLKACYLKKN, from the coding sequence ATGTCGACGATTCCCGCCTGTCCGCAATGCGCGATGGAAAACACCTACCCCGACGGCGAGCTCTTCATTTGCCCCGACTGCGGCCACGAGTGGTCGAGCGCCGCACCGGCGGCGGCCGATGACGACGCGGCGCGCGTCGTTCGTGACGCGAACGGCAACGTGCTGGCCGACGGCGATTCGGTCGTGCTGATCAAGGACCTGAAGCTGAAGGGCTCGTCGGTCACGCTGAAGATGGGCACGAAGGTGAAGAGCATCCGCCTCGTCGACGGCGATCACGAGGTCGACTGCAAGGTCGACGGGATGAGCGTGATGCTCAAGGCCTGCTATCTGAAGAAGAATTGA
- the flgH gene encoding flagellar basal body L-ring protein FlgH: MKQVRLLPSATAVRAACAVAVAALAAGCAQIPRDPIIQQPMTAQPPMPMSMQAPGSIYNPGYAGRPLFEDQRPRNVGDILTIMIAENINATKSSGANTNRQGNTDFNVPTAGFLGGLFAKANLSATGNNKFAATGGASAANTFNGTITVTVTNVLPNGNLVVSGEKQMLINQGNEFVRFSGVVNPNTISGANSVYSTQVADAKIEYSSKGYINEAETMGWLQRFFLNIAPW; encoded by the coding sequence ATGAAGCAGGTTCGCCTCCTCCCGTCAGCCACCGCCGTCCGCGCCGCATGCGCGGTCGCGGTGGCGGCGCTCGCCGCCGGTTGCGCGCAGATTCCGCGCGATCCGATCATCCAGCAGCCGATGACGGCGCAGCCGCCGATGCCGATGTCGATGCAGGCGCCCGGCTCGATCTACAACCCCGGCTACGCGGGGCGGCCGCTCTTCGAGGATCAGCGGCCGCGCAACGTCGGCGACATCCTGACGATCATGATCGCGGAGAACATCAACGCGACCAAGTCGTCGGGCGCGAACACGAACCGGCAGGGCAACACCGACTTCAACGTGCCGACGGCCGGTTTCCTCGGCGGGCTGTTCGCGAAGGCGAACCTGTCGGCCACCGGCAACAACAAGTTCGCGGCGACCGGCGGCGCGAGCGCGGCGAACACGTTCAACGGCACGATCACGGTGACCGTCACCAACGTGCTGCCGAACGGCAACCTGGTGGTCAGCGGCGAGAAGCAGATGCTGATCAACCAGGGCAACGAATTCGTGCGCTTCTCGGGCGTCGTGAACCCGAACACGATCTCGGGCGCGAACTCGGTCTACTCGACCCAGGTCGCCGACGCGAAGATCGAATACTCGTCGAAGGGCTACATCAACGAAGCCGAGACGATGGGCTGGCTGCAGCGCTTCTTCCTCAACATCGCGCCGTGGTGA
- a CDS encoding chromate transporter, whose amino-acid sequence MNDTLIAIATIFSQLSLLAFGGGNTILPEMQRQVVDVHHWMSAHEFTALFALAQAAPGPNMMIVSLVGWHVAGWSGLLVASVAKFGPSSIVTVLALHAWERFRDRPWRRYVQQGMMPVTAGLVAASAVLISEASNRTAIQWGITAACAVLAWRTRIHPLWLLAGGALIGLTGIGQ is encoded by the coding sequence ATGAACGACACGCTGATCGCCATCGCGACGATCTTCAGCCAGTTGTCGCTGCTCGCATTCGGCGGCGGCAACACGATCCTGCCGGAGATGCAGCGGCAGGTCGTCGACGTCCATCACTGGATGAGCGCGCACGAGTTCACCGCGCTGTTCGCGCTGGCCCAGGCGGCGCCCGGGCCGAACATGATGATCGTGTCGCTGGTCGGCTGGCACGTGGCCGGCTGGAGCGGGCTGCTGGTCGCGTCGGTCGCGAAGTTCGGGCCGTCGTCGATCGTCACCGTGCTCGCGCTGCATGCGTGGGAGCGCTTTCGCGACCGGCCGTGGCGCCGCTACGTGCAGCAGGGGATGATGCCCGTCACGGCCGGGCTCGTCGCGGCGAGCGCGGTGCTGATCTCCGAGGCGTCGAACCGCACGGCGATCCAGTGGGGCATCACCGCCGCGTGCGCGGTGCTCGCGTGGCGCACGCGCATCCATCCGCTGTGGCTGCTCGCCGGCGGCGCGCTGATCGGGCTCACGGGCATCGGGCAGTGA
- a CDS encoding solute carrier family 23 protein — protein MSDSYFPRWRVQSTGAASRVVGPDERLPWPQMVAMGVQHVVAMFGSTVLAPLLMGFDPNLCIFMSGIGTLLFFVLVGGRVPSYLGSSFAFIGLVIAVTGYGGSGPNPNIPVALGGIVACGVVYVALGALVQAIGTRWIETLMPPVVTGAVVAVIGLNLAPIAVKGVSASTFESVMALVTVLCVGGVAVFSRGMVQRLLILVGLVIAYAIYAVATNGMGLGKPIDFSIVGHAAWFGVPSFRAPVFDPHAMLMLAPIAVILVAENLGHIKAVSAMTGTSLDRYVGRAFIGDGLATIVSGSVGGTGVTTYAENIGVMAVTRIYSTLVFAVAALIAIVLGFSPKFGAVIQTIPGPVLGGVSIVVFGLIAVTGARIWVVNKVDFSDNRNLIVAAVTLVLGAGDFSLKIGGFGLGGIGTATFGAIILYAILRKEKEPGPVV, from the coding sequence ATGTCCGATTCCTACTTCCCGCGCTGGCGGGTGCAATCGACCGGCGCGGCATCGCGCGTGGTCGGCCCCGACGAGCGCCTGCCGTGGCCGCAGATGGTCGCGATGGGCGTGCAGCACGTCGTCGCGATGTTCGGCTCGACCGTGCTCGCGCCGCTGCTGATGGGCTTCGACCCGAACCTGTGCATCTTCATGTCGGGCATCGGCACGCTGCTGTTCTTCGTGCTGGTCGGCGGCCGCGTGCCGAGCTACCTCGGCTCGAGCTTCGCGTTCATCGGCCTCGTGATCGCGGTGACGGGTTACGGCGGCAGCGGCCCGAACCCGAACATCCCGGTCGCGCTCGGCGGGATCGTCGCGTGCGGCGTCGTGTACGTCGCGCTCGGCGCGCTGGTGCAGGCGATCGGCACGCGCTGGATCGAGACGCTGATGCCGCCGGTCGTGACCGGCGCGGTGGTCGCGGTGATCGGGCTCAACCTCGCGCCGATCGCGGTCAAGGGCGTGTCCGCATCGACCTTCGAGTCGGTGATGGCGCTCGTCACGGTGCTGTGCGTCGGCGGCGTCGCGGTGTTCTCGCGCGGCATGGTGCAGCGCCTGCTGATCCTCGTCGGGCTGGTGATCGCCTACGCGATCTATGCGGTCGCGACCAACGGGATGGGGCTCGGCAAGCCGATCGATTTCTCGATCGTCGGGCACGCGGCCTGGTTCGGGGTGCCGAGCTTCCGCGCGCCGGTGTTCGATCCGCACGCGATGCTGATGCTGGCGCCGATCGCGGTGATCCTGGTCGCGGAGAACCTCGGCCACATCAAGGCCGTCAGCGCGATGACGGGCACCAGCCTCGATCGCTACGTGGGCCGCGCGTTCATCGGCGACGGGCTCGCGACGATCGTGTCGGGCAGCGTCGGCGGCACGGGCGTGACGACCTACGCGGAGAACATCGGCGTGATGGCCGTCACGCGGATCTACTCGACGCTCGTGTTCGCGGTCGCCGCGCTGATCGCGATCGTGCTCGGCTTCTCGCCGAAGTTCGGCGCGGTGATCCAGACGATTCCGGGCCCCGTGCTCGGCGGCGTGTCGATCGTCGTGTTCGGGCTGATCGCGGTGACGGGCGCGCGGATCTGGGTCGTCAACAAGGTCGACTTCTCCGACAACCGCAACCTGATCGTCGCGGCCGTCACGCTCGTGCTCGGCGCCGGCGACTTCTCGCTGAAGATCGGCGGCTTCGGGCTCGGCGGGATCGGCACCGCGACGTTCGGCGCGATCATCCTGTATGCGATCCTGCGCAAGGAAAAGGAACCGGGCCCGGTGGTCTGA
- a CDS encoding transcriptional regulator GcvA, with protein MARDLPPFSALRAFEAAARHESFSAAGDELHVTHGAISRQIAGFEAWLGKPVFHRYGKRVKLTDEGRRYLDTVRAAFDSIAHATEQLRNTGAARVLRINALPTFAMKWLLPRLSRFQRDVPNVELKLSTSNAPLDALDGFDVAIRRGPGHWPNCTSGHFLDESVIPVCSPALLKRAPIARADDLARHVLLHSDTRPEGWRDWFAAAGVAMKGRKRQSFDHFYLALQAAVDGLGVALGPLPLIDDELASGRLVMPLAGPRIATRSYWWITPHAPADDPLVAQFCAWLQAQSNTGA; from the coding sequence ATGGCACGCGATCTCCCGCCCTTTTCCGCGCTTCGGGCCTTTGAAGCCGCGGCACGACATGAAAGCTTCAGCGCCGCCGGCGACGAGCTGCATGTGACTCACGGTGCCATCAGCCGCCAGATCGCCGGGTTCGAGGCATGGCTCGGCAAGCCGGTGTTCCACCGCTACGGCAAGCGCGTGAAGCTCACCGACGAAGGCCGCCGCTACCTGGACACCGTGCGCGCGGCGTTCGACAGCATCGCGCACGCGACCGAGCAGCTGCGCAATACCGGCGCGGCGCGCGTGCTGCGCATCAACGCACTGCCGACCTTCGCGATGAAATGGCTGCTGCCGCGCCTGTCGCGGTTCCAGCGCGACGTGCCGAACGTCGAGCTGAAGCTGTCGACGTCGAACGCGCCGCTCGACGCGCTCGACGGTTTCGACGTCGCGATCCGCCGCGGCCCCGGCCACTGGCCGAACTGCACGAGCGGCCACTTCCTCGACGAAAGCGTGATTCCGGTCTGCAGCCCCGCGCTGCTCAAACGCGCGCCGATCGCGCGCGCGGACGATCTCGCGCGCCACGTGCTGCTGCATTCGGATACGCGGCCGGAAGGCTGGCGCGACTGGTTCGCGGCGGCCGGAGTGGCGATGAAGGGGCGCAAGCGGCAGTCGTTCGATCACTTCTACCTGGCGCTGCAGGCGGCCGTCGACGGGCTCGGCGTCGCGCTCGGCCCGTTGCCGCTGATCGACGACGAGCTCGCGAGCGGCCGGCTCGTGATGCCGCTGGCGGGGCCGCGCATCGCGACGCGCAGCTACTGGTGGATCACGCCGCACGCGCCGGCCGACGATCCGCTCGTCGCGCAGTTCTGCGCGTGGCTGCAGGCGCAGTCGAATACCGGCGCGTGA
- a CDS encoding flagellar brake protein translates to MNIETSTDPSLDAGHSGPDYARRNPLEIGVQLRNLVNRGDFLTVQYPGGQLVTRLLEVDVGARTFTFDWGALSEQNAGILGASHCTFAAAPEGVRVEFSTGTPRETRYEGLPAFVADFPDVLMCIQRREYFRVDAPVVDPYVCRGKLPDGESFLFEVHNLSLGGVGLRTADERVEALEVGTLLPDVELELTGHGKLSLDLQLVSQRSTQMPNGSRRYQLGFRYMSLPGSAENTLQRLITQLEMKRRSLARA, encoded by the coding sequence ATGAATATCGAAACGTCGACGGACCCCAGCCTGGATGCAGGCCACTCCGGGCCCGACTATGCCCGCCGCAATCCGCTGGAAATCGGCGTGCAGCTGCGCAACCTCGTCAATCGCGGCGATTTCCTGACCGTCCAGTACCCGGGCGGCCAGCTCGTCACGCGCCTGCTCGAGGTGGATGTCGGCGCGCGGACGTTCACGTTCGACTGGGGCGCGCTGTCCGAGCAGAACGCCGGCATCCTGGGCGCGTCGCACTGCACGTTCGCGGCCGCGCCGGAGGGCGTGCGCGTCGAATTCTCCACGGGCACGCCGCGCGAGACGCGCTACGAGGGGCTGCCCGCGTTCGTCGCCGATTTCCCCGACGTCCTGATGTGCATCCAGCGCCGCGAGTATTTCCGCGTCGACGCGCCGGTCGTCGATCCGTACGTGTGCCGCGGCAAGCTGCCGGACGGCGAGAGCTTCCTGTTCGAGGTGCACAACCTGTCGCTCGGCGGCGTGGGGCTGCGCACGGCCGACGAACGCGTCGAGGCGCTCGAGGTCGGCACGCTGCTGCCCGACGTCGAGCTCGAGCTGACCGGCCACGGCAAGCTGTCGCTCGACCTGCAGCTCGTGTCGCAGCGTTCGACGCAGATGCCGAACGGGTCGCGGCGCTACCAGCTCGGCTTTCGCTACATGTCGCTGCCGGGCAGCGCCGAGAACACGCTGCAGCGGCTGATCACGCAGCTCGAGATGAAGCGCCGCTCGCTCGCGCGGGCCTGA
- the flgJ gene encoding flagellar assembly peptidoglycan hydrolase FlgJ, with the protein MAASLPNANDLTQRFALDVQGFDALRAQAKQSPQAGAKAVAGQFDAMFTQMMLKSMRDASPDGGLFDSHTSKLYTSMLDQQLAQQMSTRGIGVADALMKQLLRNAGQGAGSDTAADVGAAGLGAGGLGTSGNEGGLAAMNAMAKAYANAANNGGLAGTRGYSAGSALTPPLKGASGVQDADAFVDRLAGPAQAASASTGIPARFIVGQAALESGWGKREIRASDGSTSYNVFGIKATKGWTGRTVSALTTEYVNGTPRRVVAKFRAYDSYEHAMTDYANLLKNNPRYSGVLSASRSVEGFAHGMQKAGYATDPNYAKKLISIMQQIG; encoded by the coding sequence ATGGCAGCCTCTCTTCCGAACGCGAACGACCTCACGCAGCGCTTCGCGCTCGACGTGCAGGGTTTCGACGCGCTGCGCGCGCAGGCGAAACAGTCGCCGCAGGCCGGCGCGAAGGCGGTCGCCGGCCAGTTCGACGCGATGTTCACGCAGATGATGCTCAAGAGCATGCGCGACGCGTCGCCGGACGGCGGGCTGTTCGATTCGCATACGTCCAAGCTGTACACGTCGATGCTCGACCAGCAGCTCGCGCAGCAGATGTCGACGCGCGGGATCGGCGTCGCCGACGCGCTGATGAAGCAGCTGCTGCGCAATGCGGGGCAGGGCGCGGGCAGCGACACGGCGGCCGACGTCGGCGCGGCCGGCCTGGGCGCGGGCGGCCTCGGCACGTCGGGTAACGAAGGCGGCCTCGCCGCGATGAACGCGATGGCGAAGGCCTACGCGAACGCGGCGAACAACGGCGGCCTCGCCGGCACGCGCGGCTACTCGGCCGGCAGCGCGCTGACGCCGCCGCTGAAGGGCGCGAGCGGCGTGCAGGACGCCGACGCGTTCGTCGACCGGCTCGCGGGCCCCGCGCAGGCGGCCAGCGCGTCGACCGGCATCCCGGCGCGCTTCATCGTCGGCCAGGCCGCGCTCGAATCGGGCTGGGGCAAGCGCGAGATCCGCGCGAGCGACGGCTCGACCAGCTACAACGTGTTCGGCATCAAGGCGACCAAGGGCTGGACCGGCCGCACGGTGTCCGCGCTGACGACGGAATACGTGAACGGCACGCCGCGCCGCGTGGTCGCGAAGTTCCGCGCGTACGACTCGTACGAGCACGCGATGACCGATTACGCGAACCTGCTGAAGAACAATCCGCGCTACTCGGGCGTGCTGAGCGCGAGCCGCAGCGTCGAAGGCTTCGCGCACGGGATGCAGAAGGCCGGCTACGCGACCGACCCGAACTACGCGAAGAAGCTGATTTCGATCATGCAGCAGATCGGCTGA